The Amphiprion ocellaris isolate individual 3 ecotype Okinawa chromosome 6, ASM2253959v1, whole genome shotgun sequence genome contains a region encoding:
- the LOC129349128 gene encoding uncharacterized protein LOC129349128 — MELTIKTEARKHRKEKKKKKKKKKKKKKKKKKKKKKKKKKKKKKKKKKKKKKKKKKKKKKKKKEKEKEKEKKEKEKEKDRGAVLMNVWDENDKC, encoded by the exons atggaACTGACGATTAAAACTGAggccagaaaacacagaaaag agaagaagaagaagaagaagaagaagaagaagaagaagaagaagaagaagaagaagaagaagaagaagaagaagaagaagaagaagaagaagaagaagaagaagaagaagaagaagaagaagaagaagaagaagaagaagaagaaggagaaggagaaggagaaggagaagaaggagaaggagaaggagaaggatcGAGGGGCTGTTTTGATGAACGTGTgggatgaaaatgacaaatgctgA
- the prdm8b gene encoding PR domain zinc finger protein 8b: MEESSSQKLVWDGDAKAVQQCLTDIFTSVYTTCDIPENAIFGPCVLSHTSLYDSIAFIALKSTDKRTAPYIFRVDTSAANSTSEGLMWLRLVQSARDKEEQNLEAYVKNGQLFYRSLRRIEKDEELLVWYGKDLVDLLLLSSSRAPTKSKGSSHHSCPDCSQRFQFEFPFLAHLRFRCTKRLQGITGADDEPSKESSTERPNTTPTRTSPKLGRSEGFSSPQDTNKPATDFHNLARDLENNRTSPPSDKEAEICSESSGKRKFSEIEDRECRAPSLLQSKSKDELATSAQNYRGVYGLEENHRSFSPPGSTEHGEAKRSAFTEVKKSSQNLKHHGGSKNLHSSNSENKDGGRPSSNPSEKHLNIRQVLSETQPPQTSPMGSAFTSVGQQGSGGGGERKSAFSQPSRSFSQVSPLVMPPKLLDCHPAVGDTISSNRLYQADHLAAKLQGAELGANCPVPGGMAKQNPFVYATAFWPKSSGPIQLQMPSALTLLPPSFTSLCLPAQNWCAKCNASFRMTSDLVYHMRSHHKKEYAMEPLVKRRREEKLKCPICNESFRERHHLSRHMTSHN; the protein is encoded by the exons ATGGAGGAGTCCAGCTCTCAGAAGTTGGTGTGGGATGGGGACGCCAAAGCGGTGCAGCAGTGTCTCACCGACATCTTCACCAGCGTCTACACGACGTGCGACATCCCGGAAAACGCCATCTTCGGGCCCTGCGTGCTGAGCCACACGTCGCTGTACGACAGCATCGCCTTCATCGCGCTCAAATCCACCGACAAACGCACAGCACCGTACATCTTCAGG GTGGACACGTCAGCGGCCAACAGCACCTCGGAGGGCCTGATGTGGCTCCGGCTGGTCCAGTCGGCCCGGGACAAGGaggagcagaacctggaggcCTATGTGAAGAACGGCCAGCTCTTCTACCGCTCGCTGCGTCGCATCGAGAAGGACGAGGAGCTGTTGGTTTGGTACGGAAAAGACCTCGTcgacctgctgctgctcagctccaGCAGAGCGCCGACCAAGAGCAAAG GTTCGTCCCACCATTCCTGTCCAGACTGCAGCCAGCGGTTCCAGTTCGAGTTCCCCTTCCTGGCCCACCTCCGGTTTCGTTGCACCAAAAGACTGCAGGGCATCACTGGCGCCGACGACGAGCCGAGCAAAGAGAGCAGCACAGAGCGACCGAACACCACCCCGACCAGGACCAGCCCCAAGCTGGGCCGCTCCGAAGGCTTCAGCAGTCCTCAGGACACCAACAAACCCGCCACGGACTTTCACAACCTCGCCCGGGACCTAGAGAACAACCGGACCAGTCCGCCCAGCGACAAGGAGGCCGAGATCTGCAGCGAGAGCTCAGGGAAGAGGAAGTTCTCAGAGATAGAGGACAGAGAGTGCCGAGCACCGAGCCTCCTGCAGTCCAAGTCGAAAGACGAGCTCGCGACATCGGCGCAGAACTACCGGGGAGTGTACGGCCTGGAGGAGAACCACCGGTCCTTCTCGCCACCGGGCTCCACGGAACATGGTGAGGCCAAACGCAGCGCCTTCACCGAGGTCAAAAAGTCGAGCCAGAACCTCAAACACCACGGCGGCAGCAAAAACCTCCACAGTTCCAACTCCGAGAACAAAGACGGAGGCCGCCCGAGCAGCAACCCGTCGGAGAAGCACCTGAACATCCGGCAGGTTCTGTCGGAGACCCAGCCGCCACAGACCTCGCCTATGGGCAGCGCCTTCACCTCTGTGGGCCAGCAGGGTAGCGGCGGTGGCGGCGAGAGGAAGAGCGCCTTCAGCCAGCCGTCACGCTCCTTCTCCCAGGTGTCGCCGCTGGTGATGCCGCCCAAGCTGCTGGACTGCCACCCGGCCGTGGGCGACACCATCTCCTCCAACAGACTCTACCAGGCCGACCACCTCGCCGCCAAGCTGCAGGGCGCCGAGCTGGGCGCCAACTGCCCGGTGCCGGGCGGCATGGCCAAGCAGAACCCCTTCGTCTACGCCACCGCCTTCTGGCCCAAGAGCTCGGGGCCCATCCAGCTCCAGATGCCGTCGGCGCTCACCCTGCTGCCGCCCTCCTTCACCTCGCTGTGTCTGCCGGCTCAGAACTGGTGCGCCAAGTGCAACGCCTCCTTCCGCATGACCTCGGACTTGGTTTACCACATGCGGTCCCACCACAAAAAGGAGTACGCCATGGAGCCTCTGGTCAAGCGGCGGCGCGAGGAGAAACTCAAGTGCCCCATATGCAACGAGTCCTTCCGGGAGCGGCATCACCTGTCACGTCACATGACCTCCCATAACTGA